ATCCGTTCGTCGGCGGCGACGTGCACGAAGCGCGACAGCGCCTCGAAGGCGTCGCCGGTCTCGGCGAGCGCGAACTCCGCCGCCTCGGACGTACGGTCCATGACCGAGCAGACGACCTCCCGGACGAGAGCCTCCCGGTCCGGGAAGTTGCGGTACACCGTGGCATTGCCGACGCCGGCCCGGCGGGCGATCTCGTCGAGCGGCACCTCGGGGCCGAACTCGACGAACATCTCGCGGGCGGCGGTGACGATCCGCTCCCGGTTGCGCAGGGCATCGGCACGGGGCCGGGTCACCTTCTGCACGGGGATCGCGGTCTGCACGGCGTACTCCTTCATGAACGTGATGTTGCGATCCGGGGAGGCAGTCCCCGTTTCGCTCGGACACATGGCTAAACGGGGAATCGATCCCCGGTTATTTCCCGGAT
The DNA window shown above is from Streptomyces sp. NBC_01451 and carries:
- a CDS encoding TetR/AcrR family transcriptional regulator encodes the protein MQTAIPVQKVTRPRADALRNRERIVTAAREMFVEFGPEVPLDEIARRAGVGNATVYRNFPDREALVREVVCSVMDRTSEAAEFALAETGDAFEALSRFVHVAADERISALCPMMSSTFDQHHPDLEAARERVEQLTEEIMDRAKAAGQLRTDVGVGDVMVVVSQLSRPPAGSACMSIDRFVHRHLQLFLDGLRAPARSELPGKAATMEDLRQS